A window of Clostridium botulinum BKT015925 contains these coding sequences:
- a CDS encoding SDR family oxidoreductase codes for MISFAQGAGYVETPMAEIIALQSDSQNPDAVIKGIAKAIPLKRLAKPEEIGELAVFLGSDESSYIIGTQVVIDGGSTLPETGSVGM; via the coding sequence ATTATTAGTTTTGCACAAGGAGCAGGTTATGTAGAAACTCCTATGGCTGAAATTATAGCGTTACAGTCAGATTCACAAAATCCAGATGCAGTTATTAAAGGAATAGCAAAGGCTATACCACTAAAAAGATTGGCAAAACCAGAAGAAATAGGAGAACTTGCAGTATTTTTAGGTTCAGATGAATCATCATATATAATAGGAACGCAAGTAGTAATAGATGGTGGTAGTACACTTCCTGAAACAGGTAGTGTTGGAATGTAA
- a CDS encoding trypsin-like peptidase domain-containing protein, giving the protein MNNYCDIDKTIACICNCQYKYFLNKANVIGVGLGYKIKRGFYNFQKCITVFVRKKVSLNELSSQDFIPEKYMNISTDVVECGKPMTCSLRGKIRPVLGGYSIGVQGLGAGTMGCLVGDSNNDYILTCNHVIAGNSPESKNNDVLQPATQYGGKIHRDTIANVYAFDKVIYNENNNFTDSAIAKTDREKSSIDIALIGSILGVNTPGMGENVKKVGATTELTSGIVRGRYATIAIKFLGKDAIFKNQIITSKMSDAGDSGGILLNKKREAIGLLMADTDTISIYNSIHAVLSRLNVHILRR; this is encoded by the coding sequence ATGAATAATTATTGTGATATAGACAAAACAATTGCTTGTATATGTAATTGTCAATACAAATATTTTCTTAACAAAGCAAATGTAATAGGGGTAGGTCTTGGATATAAAATAAAACGTGGATTCTATAATTTTCAAAAATGTATTACTGTATTTGTAAGAAAAAAAGTTTCTTTAAATGAGTTATCTTCGCAAGACTTTATACCTGAAAAATATATGAATATTTCAACAGATGTTGTTGAATGTGGAAAGCCCATGACATGCTCTCTTAGAGGAAAAATTCGACCTGTTCTAGGAGGATATTCTATAGGAGTTCAAGGACTAGGGGCAGGAACAATGGGATGTTTGGTGGGAGATAGCAATAATGATTATATATTAACATGTAATCATGTTATTGCAGGAAATTCACCTGAAAGTAAAAATAATGATGTGCTACAACCAGCTACTCAATATGGTGGAAAAATTCATAGAGATACAATTGCAAATGTTTATGCATTTGATAAGGTTATTTATAATGAAAATAATAATTTTACTGATTCTGCAATAGCTAAAACTGATAGAGAAAAGTCATCTATAGATATTGCATTAATTGGCAGTATATTAGGTGTTAACACTCCGGGTATGGGTGAAAATGTAAAAAAAGTAGGTGCTACTACTGAATTAACTAGTGGAATTGTAAGGGGGAGATATGCAACTATAGCAATAAAATTTTTAGGAAAAGATGCTATATTTAAGAATCAAATTATTACGTCAAAAATGTCAGATGCTGGAGATTCAGGAGGCATATTATTAAATAAAAAAAGAGAGGCTATAGGACTACTTATGGCAGATACAGATACTATAAGTATTTATAATAGTATACATGCTGTCCTAAGTAGGTTAAATGTTCATATTCTTAGACGTTAA
- a CDS encoding trypsin-like serine protease codes for MEQKIARICYCEYKYFLNKSNVVGVALGNKIKGGFYTCQKCITVFVRRKLPVNSICRENIIPKIYNGIITDVVETGMPTLCSLTKKIRPVKGGYSIGVDGLEAGTMGCLVADSKKDYILTCNHVVAGNNPSGLKKVVVQPAPKYGGKALKDVVGVVSEFIPVEREEENLEDAALVETDRSKASIDIAFKGVIKGVDIAALGQIVEKVGATTELTNGVVENKNATLKINFLGREIVFKDQIITTKMSNKGDSGSVLLSTSKKALGLLMADTPAMSIFNNINNILSVLEVHILRN; via the coding sequence ATGGAACAAAAAATTGCTCGTATTTGTTATTGTGAATATAAGTACTTTTTAAATAAATCTAATGTAGTAGGTGTAGCTCTTGGAAATAAAATTAAAGGAGGTTTCTATACCTGCCAAAAGTGTATTACTGTATTTGTAAGGAGAAAGTTACCTGTAAATAGTATATGCAGAGAGAATATTATTCCTAAAATATATAATGGCATTATAACGGATGTTGTAGAAACAGGTATGCCTACGTTATGTTCACTTACTAAAAAAATACGTCCAGTTAAAGGGGGATATTCTATAGGAGTAGATGGTTTAGAGGCAGGAACAATGGGGTGTTTAGTGGCAGATAGTAAAAAAGATTATATTTTAACATGTAATCATGTTGTGGCAGGAAATAATCCTAGTGGATTAAAAAAAGTTGTAGTACAACCAGCTCCTAAATATGGTGGTAAAGCACTTAAAGATGTAGTAGGAGTGGTTAGTGAATTTATTCCTGTTGAGAGAGAAGAAGAAAATTTAGAAGATGCCGCACTAGTCGAAACTGATAGATCTAAAGCGTCGATAGATATTGCATTTAAAGGAGTTATAAAGGGAGTAGATATTGCTGCACTTGGACAAATAGTAGAAAAAGTAGGAGCTACAACAGAATTGACTAATGGAGTAGTAGAAAATAAAAATGCAACTTTAAAAATTAACTTTCTAGGAAGAGAAATTGTTTTTAAAGACCAAATAATCACAACTAAAATGTCTAACAAAGGTGATTCTGGAAGTGTATTACTAAGTACTTCTAAAAAAGCATTAGGACTTCTTATGGCGGATACACCTGCTATGAGTATTTTTAATAATATTAATAATATTTTAAGTGTTTTAGAGGTTCATATTCTTAGAAATTAG
- a CDS encoding phosphatase PAP2 family protein, which translates to MTKFRWNEMPYPDEKYGPLGEGVDAGSWPLKFFKRHNGEFYDLKGNKIAFDIKTPVDTMNFRVKQLNKVKRALKELTDQQKESALYWNSENVVILHFNNVYALLKNYKVPAMDSARILSIMGDGVNDAMSLAYYFKYKFQIPRPVQIDPNLNTYLKASYDPSYPVGHGVIGGMSEIVLSYFFPDESEELKNIAIASSMSRVYGGIHYPIDVEQGLRLGRQIGNIIVNTIKDESNSYGNSINNIYKHLRF; encoded by the coding sequence ATGACTAAATTTAGATGGAATGAGATGCCTTATCCAGATGAAAAATATGGTCCATTAGGAGAAGGTGTGGACGCAGGAAGTTGGCCATTAAAATTTTTCAAAAGGCATAATGGGGAATTTTATGATTTAAAAGGTAATAAAATAGCTTTTGATATCAAAACACCAGTTGATACTATGAATTTTAGAGTTAAGCAACTAAATAAGGTAAAAAGAGCATTAAAAGAGTTAACAGATCAACAAAAAGAATCAGCATTGTATTGGAATTCAGAAAATGTAGTTATTCTTCATTTTAATAATGTATATGCGCTACTAAAAAATTATAAAGTACCTGCTATGGATTCAGCTAGAATATTGTCTATTATGGGTGATGGGGTTAATGATGCTATGTCTTTAGCATATTATTTTAAATATAAATTTCAAATTCCAAGACCTGTTCAAATAGATCCAAATTTAAATACGTATTTAAAAGCAAGCTATGATCCAAGTTATCCTGTAGGTCATGGTGTTATAGGTGGAATGAGTGAAATTGTATTGTCATATTTTTTCCCGGATGAAAGTGAGGAGTTAAAAAATATAGCTATAGCTTCATCTATGTCTAGAGTTTATGGAGGAATTCATTATCCTATAGATGTAGAACAAGGATTAAGACTAGGAAGACAAATAGGAAATATAATAGTAAATACTATTAAAGATGAAAGCAATTCTTATGGAAATAGTATAAATAATATATATAAACACTTACGTTTTTAA